In the genome of Streptosporangiales bacterium, the window ACGGTGCACTCCCCAGCGGCTCGACGACGGGAGCCGTGTGACGCGAGAGTGTCACGCACGGTTCTACGAGCGGCGGCGGGTGCAACTCCCGCCGCCGACTCACCACCGGCTCAAAGACGAGAACACCGGCTGGTCCCTGAAAGCCCACCCCGACGGATCCGTCACCTGGACCTCACCAGTCGGGCGGTACTACACCCAACGACCCCACGACTACGGCGACGCCTGAGTGTTCCTTCCGATCACCTCGTGGCGGCCGTCGTCCGTGCGCCGGGTGAGACCGCGCGACGCCAGCAGCTCCAAGAGCGGCACGGCCACGCGCCTGGTCGTCTGCATCGCCTGGCGGGCCTCGCTCAGGGTGAACGGCTGCGGCAGTCCGCTCAGCAGGTCGTGCGCTCGGGTGACGGCGTCGGGGAGGAGGGGGACTCCTGGCGCCACTCTGATCACGCGGCCCACGCGTTCGGCGGCCGCGAGCTCCGCGGTGCCGAGGCCCAGCTCGGCGAGGCGGGGGACGTCGGGGGACTGGAACGGGGCGTTGGTGAGCTCCTGCTCGACGGTGACGAGTGCGGCCTCGACCGGGGCGGGGAGCTGGTTGTCGCGCGAGGGGATGGTGAGGAGGCCGTTGGTGCGCGCGAGGTGGGTTTCGTCCGCCAGGGCCGACACCAGGGTGGGGTCGGGGAGGCCGAGCCGGCTCGCGGCGACGGCCGGGGCGAGTCCCGGCTCTAGGGGGTGGGTGTCGTGCCAGTCGTGGACGAGGCGTTCGAGGTCGGTGGCGTACGCCGACCAGCGGTCGGGGTCGACCCACCAGTCGCCCGCGCGAGGTGCTCCCACGGTCGGCAGTCCCATCGTGGTGAGGTCGGGCCCGCGTCGCGGTCCGCGGCGCAGCAGTGCGCTGGTGGCGTCGACGGCGTCGTGGACGGTCGTGAGCTCCGTGGCCCTGGCGCGGGCGGCGCCGCGCCTGGTCAGCGGCGGTGGGTCGACGTCGAGCACTGTCACGCCGGCGGCGACGTGATGGCGTCCGGGGTCGCGGAGCAGCGCGCGATCACCGAACCGGAGGGGTAGTGCGCGGTCGAGTCGCAACCTGGCGTGGCCGTCGCCGAGATCGCGTACGTGGCACGGCACCGCGGCGGTCCCGACGTGGAGCATGAGGCGTTCCGGCAACTGCGTCGCCGACGTGCGGACGTCGGCGAGGTCGGTGGTCCACCAGGCGGCGGGCGTCAGCAGGGGTGCGCCGCGTGGCACGTCGGCCGACTCGACGCCGCGCAGGTTGAGGGCGACCCGGGCGGTCGCCGCGACGCGGTCCCGGGGCGCGCCGAGGGCCTCGACGCCGCGCACCCGGAGCGCGCGGCCGGCCAGGTCGACGAGCTCGTCGCCGGGTGCCACGGAGCCCTCCGCGAGCGTGCCGGTGACGATCGTCCCGGCACCGCGCACGGAGAACGACCGGTCGACCCACAGGCGAACGGGCGCCGCCGGGTCGGGAGCGGGCAGGCCGGAGACGAGCGTGCCGAGGGCGTGTCGCACGTCGTCGACGCCTGCGCCGGTGACGGCGCACACGGAGACGGCAGGGACGTCGGCGAGCGTGCTGCCCACCATCCACTCGCGGGCCTCCTCGATCGCGAGCGCGGGGTCGGCGAGGTCGGACCTGGTGACCACCAGCAGGCCGTGCCGTACGCCGAGGGCGTCGAGCGCCTCGAGGTGCTCGCTGCTCTGCGCCATCCAGCCCTCGTCGGCGGCGACGACGAACATCGTCGCGGGCACCGAGCCGACGCCGGCGAGCATCGTGGTGACGAACCGTTCGTGGCCCGGCAC includes:
- the selB gene encoding selenocysteine-specific translation elongation factor, which codes for MHVVATAGHVDHGKSTLVKALTGTDPDRLAEERRRGLTIDLGFAWTTLPDAGEVAFVDVPGHERFVTTMLAGVGSVPATMFVVAADEGWMAQSSEHLEALDALGVRHGLLVVTRSDLADPALAIEEAREWMVGSTLADVPAVSVCAVTGAGVDDVRHALGTLVSGLPAPDPAAPVRLWVDRSFSVRGAGTIVTGTLAEGSVAPGDELVDLAGRALRVRGVEALGAPRDRVAATARVALNLRGVESADVPRGAPLLTPAAWWTTDLADVRTSATQLPERLMLHVGTAAVPCHVRDLGDGHARLRLDRALPLRFGDRALLRDPGRHHVAAGVTVLDVDPPPLTRRGAARARATELTTVHDAVDATSALLRRGPRRGPDLTTMGLPTVGAPRAGDWWVDPDRWSAYATDLERLVHDWHDTHPLEPGLAPAVAASRLGLPDPTLVSALADETHLARTNGLLTIPSRDNQLPAPVEAALVTVEQELTNAPFQSPDVPRLAELGLGTAELAAAERVGRVIRVAPGVPLLPDAVTRAHDLLSGLPQPFTLSEARQAMQTTRRVAVPLLELLASRGLTRRTDDGRHEVIGRNTQASP